The genomic interval TAATTCACAGACGGGAGCGGCGATGAAGCACCAAACTATCACGATAAGAAAAGCACGCCGGGATGATGCGCCGGCAGCATTTGATATCCGCAATCGCGCTATCCGGCACGGCTGCCGCAATGATTATTCTGCGGAACAACTGCAACGCTGGACAGACGGCCCGCTTAGCGAAGGATTTGCCAATACTGTTACCCACCATTTTTACGTTGCTGAAATCACAGGCGTTGTCGTGGCCACCGGCATGATCAACCTTTATACCGGCATGATTGATGCCCTATTCGTCAAACCGGAGGTGATGGGAAAAGGCGTCGGCAAACAAGTGCTTCATCATCTGGAAACACTGGCCCACACCGCAGGGCTGAGGGAAGTCCGGCTCGACGCATCCCTGAATGCCGCGCCGTTTTACCGCGCCCAGGGCTTCTCAGGTGAAAAAACCAGTCTATACCATTCACCCAGAGGCTTTTCACTACCTTGCATCCCGATGATCAAAAGTATCGG from Musicola paradisiaca NCPPB 2511 carries:
- a CDS encoding GNAT family N-acetyltransferase, with translation MKHQTITIRKARRDDAPAAFDIRNRAIRHGCRNDYSAEQLQRWTDGPLSEGFANTVTHHFYVAEITGVVVATGMINLYTGMIDALFVKPEVMGKGVGKQVLHHLETLAHTAGLREVRLDASLNAAPFYRAQGFSGEKTSLYHSPRGFSLPCIPMIKSIG